From the Carya illinoinensis cultivar Pawnee chromosome 4, C.illinoinensisPawnee_v1, whole genome shotgun sequence genome, one window contains:
- the LOC122306600 gene encoding uncharacterized protein LOC122306600: protein MVNLVGNTYRSILMGNGDDGRCCFPLTSLQIGDLKSYLSDLSLFLACESKKSYILVDNRPWLRDLGSRRAQLWQLMVTKSRLSPFANTKARRDRKGEKDSCCRPNTSKSDKLKKWFLLIDAVTLSHKRVLLPVKKLRESSLVSSELHRTLYGFIVFEVSWNNVRGINYLNELQTDTCLAIEAKVMQRWEFDTIAQAASSISSWFLGTLDEQLLLKKYLDSALGEVFFDAGENFSKAIPFSNDDENVCQADLYVEDNCFHCLGGNYSLYFATDENRSVPHTPPPLSELYKRKEVMKSIRTGVEVDTYSEKIQEIDNSSENSKAFSCDYKDAVEATQYRDILILFRFNDRDLPFKLEQIMMSDLRLLTLLEAGLPSWVIFLQSYPGFCHLYRPWMCPLARVLYVLISVVTVLIGFYDLYKNVPVLKVTAFRLCGPLLDWIETWEMVSRIKYLGTMLFLHNFQKAFKWFLTITHAARSFLLVFTQPLAHPLLGFIEFLLPVWNVFMEVMQSFCSVIWIVIGSSISLVENLIEILLLPICFSLSVIRSIAMTILYPISWILWEMLYAPVRIILTSASFMAFISTGLYEMLGEMWQFVSSIFQLASASGATVSTYEVSMWRSLWNDLFSQVFRALRSIVNGFVAFFSACNRHRLSIYNHIQEFIQRLFGQAHRSWCAEHRQYNIQDSESLRREEENSH from the exons ATGGTGAATTTGGTGGGAAACACGTACAGAAGCATTTTGATGGGGAATGGTGACGATGGGCGATGCTGTTTCCCTCTCACAAGTTTGCAAATCGG AGACTTGAAGTCTTATCTTTCAGATCTTAGCCTTTTTCTGGCTTGTGAAAGTAAGAAATCGTATATCCTGGTGGACAATCGGCCATGGTTGAGAGACCTGGGCTCAAGACGAGCCCAACTATGGCAATTGATGGTTACCAAG TCAAGGTTATCTCCTTTTGCCAACACTAAGGCACGGAGGGACAGAAAGGGAGAAAAGGATTCTTGTTGTAGACCAAACACTAGTAAATCAGACAAGCTCAAGAAATGGTTCTTATTGATTGATGCGGTAACGTTGTCACATAAGAGGGTTCTGCTACCTGTTAAAAAACTTCGCGAGTCTTCTCTTGTTAGCAGCGAGTTGCATAGGACACTGTATGGCTTTATTGTATTTGAAGTTTCATGGAACAATGTCCGAGGTATCAACTACTTGAATGAGCTTCAG ACCGATACATGTCTGGCTATAGAGGCCAAAGTTATGCAAAGATGGGAATTTGATACCATAGCCCAAGCTGCAAGCTCTATATCTTCATGGTTCTTGGGAACGCTAGATGAACAACTACTCTTGAAAAAATATCTGGATTCTGCCTTAG GAGAAGTATTCTTTGATGCTGGAGAAAATTTCTCCAAGGCTATCCCTTTTAGTAATGATGATGAAAATGTCTGCCAGGCTGATCTGTATGTTGAGGATAATTGTTTCCACTGCCTTGGTGGCAATTATAGTCTATATTTCGCTACTGATGAAAATAGAAGTGTGCCACACACGCCACCTCCACTCAGTGAGCTTTATAAGAGAAAAGAAGTAATGAAGTCCATTAGGACAGGAGTTGAAGTTGATACTTATTCtgagaaaatacaagaaattgaCAACTCATCAGAAAACTCCAAAGCCTTTTCCTGTGATTACAAAGATGCAGTTGAAGCTACACAGTACAGGGATATCTTGATTTTGTTTAGGTTCAATGACCGTGATCTCCCTTTTAAATTAGAGCAAATAATGATGTCTGATTTGCGGTTACTTACCTTGTTAGAGGCTGGGCTTCCATCTTGGGTTATCTTCCTTCAGTCATACCCAGGGTTTTGCCATCTTTATCGCCCATGGATGTGCCCTTTAGCAAGAGTTTTGTATGTTCTCATCTCAGTTGTCACTGTTCTCATAGGATTTTATGATTTATACAAAAATGTCCCAGTTCTCAAGGTAACCGCATTTCGATTGTGTGGGCCTCTGTTGGATTGGATAGAGACTTGGGAGATGGTGTCAAGGATCAAATACTTGGGAACAATgctatttttacataattttcagaAGGCTTTTAAGTGGTTTCTTACAATTACACATGCTGCTCGATCTTTCCTTTTGGTTTTTACCCAGCCACTGGCACACCCTCTTCTGGGTTTCATTgaatttcttcttccagtttggAATGTGTTTATGGAAGTCATGCAGAGCTTCTGTTCAGTCATTTGGATCGTGATTGGGTCTTCTATCAGTTTAGTGGAGAATCTGATTGAGATCTTACTATTGCCAATATGTTTTAGCCTCTCGGTTATCAGGAGCATTG CAATGACCATTTTGTATCCAATATCTTGGATCCTTTGGGAAATGCTTTATGCTCCAGTTCGAATAATACTTACTTCAGCCAGTTTCATGGCTTTCATTTCTACCGGCTTGTATGAGATGCTTGGAGAAATGTGGCAATTTGTTAGTAGCATTTTCCAGCTTGCTTCAGCCTCGGGGGCAACAGTGAGCACATATGAAGTTTCCATGTGGCGTTCACTTTGGAATGATCTATTTTCCCAG GTCTTCCGTGCTCTAAGAAGTATAGTAAATGGTTTTGTTGCCTTCTTCAGCGCCTGCAACAGGCATCGGCTTAG
- the LOC122306266 gene encoding ATP-dependent DNA helicase PIF1-like, translating to MGVTAFIATAIAAYRNFSTKTFGKNTKAAQNWYRSKNKPRKSEPRNPRTRIKWTDQQKKIISAVSAGSSVFITGSAGTGKTELVKHIIMLLKKCHSPSGVFVTASTGVAACAIWGQTLHSFAGIGYPMADRRTLLDRVLQNKKAYRRWNKAEALVIDEISMVDAELFESLEYIARKLRGGDKVWGGIQLVVSGDFFQLPPVFGHHNSSGKEFAFEADCWNASFDMQLELTEIFRQSDARFIKMLQGIRRGDCDPQDLEVLEQLCSRTESDELDPSVVQLYPLNEDVRRVNEMRMESLSEAATTYLASDSGENPWKMQLQEGIAPDELFLCEGARVMLIKNLNTWRGLVNGNTGTVIGFLESKGVDVRDICTENLLPIVKFDSGPTKVIEPETWVVTEADTVVAERKQLPLLLAWARSIHRCQGMTLDKLHTNLSRAFGCGMVYVALSRVRSLEGLQLSGFSPSKIKAHPKVLQFYKSFACERITTEGKDEGANKIRVYTSSLVHVSNTTNKGASKYHFSLSEFISSRQKRK from the coding sequence ATGGGTGTGACGGCGTTTATCGCCACTGCAATAGCTGCTTACAGAAACTTTAGCACCAAAACTTTTGGGAAAAACACAAAAGCCGCTCAAAATTGGTACAGGAGTAAAAACAAACCCAGAAAGAGCGAACCCAGAAACCCTAGGACCAGAATCAAGTGGACtgaccaacaaaaaaaaatcatatctgcAGTTTCTGCGGGCAGTTCTGTGTTCATCACGGGCTCGGCAGGGACCGGAAAAACAGAATTGGTTAAGCATATTATCATGCTGTTGAAAAAATGTCACTCCCCATCTGGGGTCTTTGTCACAGCGTCTACTGGGGTCGCGGCGTGCGCAATTTGGGGACAAACGTTGCACTCGTTTGCGGGCATTGGGTACCCCATGGCGGATCGCCGCACTTTGCTGGATAGGGTTCTTCAGAATAAGAAGGCCTACAGGAGGTGGAACAAAGCTGAGGCATTGGTTATTGATGAGATTAGCATGGTTGACGCAGAGCTGTTTGAGAGTCTTGAATACATTGCAAGGAAGTTACGTGGTGGAGATAAGGTTTGGGGTGGGATTCAGCTTGTCGTGAGTGGTGATTTCTTTCAGCTACCACCAGTTTTTGGTCATCATAATTCGTCGGGCAAAGAGTTTGCATTTGAAGCTGATTGCTGGAATGCAAGTTTTGATATGCAACTTGAGCTTACAGAGATTTTCAGACAATCAGATGCTCGGTTCATCAAAATGCTTCAGGGTATAAGGAGAGGGGATTGTGATCCTCAGGACTTAGAGGTTCTCGAACAGTTGTGTTCAAGGACCGAGTCAGATGAGTTAGATCCGTCTGTGGTACAGCTCTATCCATTGAATGAAGATGTAAGGAGAGTGAACGAGATGAGGATGGAAAGCTTATCCGAGGCAGCCACCACATATTTAGCCTCTGACAGTGGTGAGAATCCCTGGAAGATGCAGCTCCAAGAAGGGATAGCACCCGATGAGCTTTTCCTCTGTGAAGGTGCAAGAGTAATGCTGATCAAGAATTTGAATACTTGGCGTGGACTTGTGAATGGCAACACGGGTACAGTTATCGGATTTTTAGAGTCAAAGGGTGTGGATGTAAGAGATATATGTACTGAAAACCTGCTGCCTATAGTCAAATTTGATTCAGGGCCAACGAAGGTGATTGAGccagaaacttgggttgtgacAGAGGCAGACACAGTTGTTGCTGAAAGAAAGCAGCTGCCCCTTTTATTGGCATGGGCTCGAAGTATTCACAGGTGCCAGGGCATGACTCTTGATAAACTTCACACCAATCTATCTAGAGCTTTTGGCTGTGGAATGGTCTATGTTGCACTCTCCCGGGTGAGGAGTTTGGAAGGTCTTCAGTTATCAGGTTTCAGTCCCTCAAAGATCAAGGCACACCCGAAGGTCTTGCAGTTCTACAAAAGTTTTGCTTGTGAACGAATTACTACTGAGGGTAAAGATGAAGGTGCCAACAAGATCAGAGTTTACACCAGTAGCTTAGTACATGTTTCAAACACAACAAACAAAGGAGCATCAAAATACCATTTTTCTCTTTCCGAATTCATCTCTTCACgtcagaaaagaaaatga
- the LOC122307640 gene encoding AUGMIN subunit 2-like — MSMGTDSTWVGKKPLRRIAGMSDALSIAADLGFSVSPSPTQEELQNLSTTTGEKGDDLTRVLRELSAVQRKIVDLQVELQGRKDDKNVAHLTHVTEMEKKTETLARITTILKDVIQNKDRIIARLQQPYSLDCIPVEAEYQKQFSELLMKAAGDYGALTTSVADFQWSQNFKEPPSVWGEMLRPIPVALASCTRFFEAMSAMRDSFATLQNLRVGHFNSSLPATPVKNSSQRVAGDSNCVTPPPWRNGPSFDDLVTRSLSRQKMERQEARDENGEISDLNQVDGTSHRRLSWPPSVKTSGI; from the exons ATGTCAATGGGGACAGATTCCACTTGGGTTGGAAAGAAGCCTCTGAGGCGGATTGCAGGCATGTCCGATGCTCTCTCCATCGCTGCGGATCTCGGCTTCTCTGTTTCCCCTTCTCCTACTCAG GAAGAACTCCAGAACTTATCCACTACAACTGGTGAGAAGGGTGATGACTTGACAAGGGTATTAAGAGAACTTAGCGCCGTACAAAGAAAAATAGTAGATCTGCAAGTGGAACTTCAAGGACGAAAG GATGATAAAAATGTGGCACATTTAACACATGTGACCGAAATGGAAAAGAAGACTGAGACTTTGGCAAGGATTACAACTATATTGAAAGATGTCATTCAGAATAAG GATCGCATAATAGCTCGTCTTCAACAGCCATATTCACTGGATTGCATTCCAGTGGAAGCAGAATATCAG AAACAATTTTCTGAATTACTGATGAAGGCTGCTGGTGATTATGGTGCCTTGACAACGTCAGTTGCAGATTTTCAATGGAGTCAGAACTTTAAGGAGCCTCCTTCAGTATGGGGA GAAATGCTTCGCCCGATCCCAGTAGCTCTAGCATCATGCACCCGATTCTTTGAGGCCATGTCTGCCATGAGAGACTCGTTTGCAACACTTCAGAATCTGAGAGTGGGTCATTTCAATTCCTCTTTGCCTGCAACACCAGTCAAAAACAGCTCCCAAAGAGTTGCAGGGGACTCCAACTGTGTGACTCCGCCACCCTGGAGAAATGGCCCAAGCTTTGATGACCTAGTTACTAGAAGCCTAAGTAGGCAAAAAATGGAGAGACAAGAAGCAAGGGATGAAAACGGTGAGATTTCTGATCTTAATCAGGTTGATGGCACGAGCCATAGGAGATTGTCATGGCCCCCTTCGGTTAAAACGAGTGGAATTTAG
- the LOC122306117 gene encoding nucleobase-ascorbate transporter 1 isoform X1 — protein sequence MAADISHPPMEQLQDLEYCIDSNPPWAETILLAFQNYILVLGTSVMIPTMLVPAMGGNDGDKVRVMQTLLFVAGINTLLQALFGTRLPAVVGGSFAYVIPIAYIVSDSNLQRISDPHERFIQTMRAIQGALIVASSIQIVLGYSQLWGLFSRFFSPLGMAPVVALVGLGLFQRGFPALGNCVEIGIPTLLLVIGLSQYLKHVRPFRDVPIFERFPVLICVTIMWIYSLILTASGAYRDKPTRTQISCRTDRANLISTAPWFKFPYPLQWGPPTFSAGHSFAMMSAVLVSMVESTGAYKATSRLAIATPPPPYVLSRGIGWQGIGILLDGLYGTGTGSTVSVENVGLLGLTRVGSRRVIQISAGFMIFFSILGKFGAVFASIPFPIFAALYCVLFGLVASVGLSFLQFTNMNCMRNLIITGLSLFLGISIPQFFNEYWNPSQRGLAHTDAGWFNAFLNTIFSSPPTVGLIVAVFLDNTLEVEKSKKDRGMPWWVKFRTFRGDNRNEEFYTLPFNLNRFFPPT from the exons ATGGCAGCAGACATTAGCCACCCTCCCATGGAACAGCTCCAAGACCTTGAATATTGCATAGACTCTAACCCTCCTTGGG ctgAAACCATCTTATTAGCATTTCAAAATTACATCCTAGTGCTGGGCACAAGTGTTATGATTCCAACAATGCTCGTCCCTGCAATGGGTGGAAATGAT GGGGACAAAGTAAGAGTCATGCAAACTCTCCTCTTTGTGGCTGGCATTAATACACTTCTGCAAGCACTTTTTGGAACCAGGTTGCCAGCGGTTGTTGGAGGGTCCTTTGCTTATGTCATTCCCATAGCTTACATAGTAAGCGACTCCAATTTGCAACGGATTAGCGATCCTCATGAA AGATTTATACAAACTATGCGGGCCATCCAAGGAGCTCTAATTGTAGCCTCTAGCATACAAATAGTCTTGGGTTACAGCCAACTGTGGGGTCTCTTTTCACG ATTCTTCAGTCCTCTTGGTATGGCACCTGTGGTTGCATTGGTTGGCTTGGGACTTTTTCAACGAGGATTTCCTGCA TTGGGCAATTGTGTGGAAATTGGCATACCGACGCTTTTGTTGGTCATTGGATTGTCTCAG TATTTAAAGCACGTGAGGCCATTTAGAGATGTCCCTATTTTTGAACGGTTCCCAGTGTTGATCTGTGTCACAATCATGTGGATATATTCCCTCATCTTGACTGCCAGTGGCGCTTATCGAGACAAGCCCACTAGAACACAAATCAGTTGTCGTACTGACAGAGCAAATCTTATATCTACTGCCCCATG GTTCAAGTTCCCATACCCTCTGCAGTGGGGTCCACCAACGTTTTCAGCTGGTCATTCATTTGCTATGATGTCAGCGGTCCTTGTTTCTATGGTTGAG TCAACTGGTGCATACAAGGCAACTTCTAGGTTGGCAATTGCTACTCCACCTCCTCCTTATGTATTGAGCCGGGGTATTGGTTGGCAG GGAATAGGAATCTTGCTCGATGGTCTTTATGGAACTGGCACTGGTTCTACTGTTTCTGT GGAAAATGTTGGCCTCCTTGGATTAACCCGAGTTGGAAGTCGCAGAGTTATTCAAATTTCTGCTGGCTTCATGATATTCTTCTCTATCCTAG GAAAATTTGGGGCTGTGTTTGCATCTATACCCTTCCCAATATTTGCTGCATTGTACTGTGTTCTCTTTGGCCTTGTGG cttCTGTTGGGTTATCATTTCTTCAATTCACAAACATGAACTGTATGAGAAATCTCATTATTACTGGGCTTTCACTGTTCCTTGGGATATCCATCCCTCAATTTTTCAATGAATATTGGAATCCGTCACAACGAGGTCTTGCTCATACCGACGCTGGATGG TTCAATGCATTTCTCAATACCATATTCTCTTCTCCGCCAACGGTGGGTTTGATCGTTGCAGTGTTTCTTGACAACACATTAGAAGTAGAGAAGTCAAAGAAAGATAGAGGGATGCCATGGTGGGTGAAGTTCCGAACATTTCGAGGTGATAACAGAAATGAAGAGTTCTACACTTTGCCTTTCAATCTCAACAGGTTTTTCCCACCAACATAG
- the LOC122306117 gene encoding nucleobase-ascorbate transporter 1 isoform X2: MAADISHPPMEQLQDLEYCIDSNPPWAETILLAFQNYILVLGTSVMIPTMLVPAMGGNDGDKVRVMQTLLFVAGINTLLQALFGTRLPAVVGGSFAYVIPIAYIVSDSNLQRISDPHERFIQTMRAIQGALIVASSIQIVLGYSQLWGLFSRFFSPLGMAPVVALVGLGLFQRGFPALGNCVEIGIPTLLLVIGLSQYLKHVRPFRDVPIFERFPVLICVTIMWIYSLILTASGAYRDKPTRTQISCRTDRANLISTAPWFKFPYPLQWGPPTFSAGHSFAMMSAVLVSMVESTGAYKATSRLAIATPPPPYVLSRGIGWQGIGILLDGLYGTGTGSTVSVENVGLLGLTRVGSRRVIQISAGFMIFFSILGKFGAVFASIPFPIFAALYCVLFGLVVQCISQYHILFSANGGFDRCSVS, encoded by the exons ATGGCAGCAGACATTAGCCACCCTCCCATGGAACAGCTCCAAGACCTTGAATATTGCATAGACTCTAACCCTCCTTGGG ctgAAACCATCTTATTAGCATTTCAAAATTACATCCTAGTGCTGGGCACAAGTGTTATGATTCCAACAATGCTCGTCCCTGCAATGGGTGGAAATGAT GGGGACAAAGTAAGAGTCATGCAAACTCTCCTCTTTGTGGCTGGCATTAATACACTTCTGCAAGCACTTTTTGGAACCAGGTTGCCAGCGGTTGTTGGAGGGTCCTTTGCTTATGTCATTCCCATAGCTTACATAGTAAGCGACTCCAATTTGCAACGGATTAGCGATCCTCATGAA AGATTTATACAAACTATGCGGGCCATCCAAGGAGCTCTAATTGTAGCCTCTAGCATACAAATAGTCTTGGGTTACAGCCAACTGTGGGGTCTCTTTTCACG ATTCTTCAGTCCTCTTGGTATGGCACCTGTGGTTGCATTGGTTGGCTTGGGACTTTTTCAACGAGGATTTCCTGCA TTGGGCAATTGTGTGGAAATTGGCATACCGACGCTTTTGTTGGTCATTGGATTGTCTCAG TATTTAAAGCACGTGAGGCCATTTAGAGATGTCCCTATTTTTGAACGGTTCCCAGTGTTGATCTGTGTCACAATCATGTGGATATATTCCCTCATCTTGACTGCCAGTGGCGCTTATCGAGACAAGCCCACTAGAACACAAATCAGTTGTCGTACTGACAGAGCAAATCTTATATCTACTGCCCCATG GTTCAAGTTCCCATACCCTCTGCAGTGGGGTCCACCAACGTTTTCAGCTGGTCATTCATTTGCTATGATGTCAGCGGTCCTTGTTTCTATGGTTGAG TCAACTGGTGCATACAAGGCAACTTCTAGGTTGGCAATTGCTACTCCACCTCCTCCTTATGTATTGAGCCGGGGTATTGGTTGGCAG GGAATAGGAATCTTGCTCGATGGTCTTTATGGAACTGGCACTGGTTCTACTGTTTCTGT GGAAAATGTTGGCCTCCTTGGATTAACCCGAGTTGGAAGTCGCAGAGTTATTCAAATTTCTGCTGGCTTCATGATATTCTTCTCTATCCTAG GAAAATTTGGGGCTGTGTTTGCATCTATACCCTTCCCAATATTTGCTGCATTGTACTGTGTTCTCTTTGGCCTTGTGG TTCAATGCATTTCTCAATACCATATTCTCTTCTCCGCCAACGGTGGGTTTGATCGTTGCAGTGTTTCTTGA
- the LOC122306117 gene encoding nucleobase-ascorbate transporter 1 isoform X3: MAADISHPPMEQLQDLEYCIDSNPPWAETILLAFQNYILVLGTSVMIPTMLVPAMGGNDGDKVRVMQTLLFVAGINTLLQALFGTRLPAVVGGSFAYVIPIAYIVSDSNLQRISDPHERFIQTMRAIQGALIVASSIQIVLGYSQLWGLFSRFFSPLGMAPVVALVGLGLFQRGFPALGNCVEIGIPTLLLVIGLSQYLKHVRPFRDVPIFERFPVLICVTIMWIYSLILTASGAYRDKPTRTQISCRTDRANLISTAPWFKFPYPLQWGPPTFSAGHSFAMMSAVLVSMVESTGAYKATSRLAIATPPPPYVLSRGIGWQGIGILLDGLYGTGTGSTVSVENVGLLGLTRVGSRRVIQISAGFMIFFSILVQCISQYHILFSANGGFDRCSVS, from the exons ATGGCAGCAGACATTAGCCACCCTCCCATGGAACAGCTCCAAGACCTTGAATATTGCATAGACTCTAACCCTCCTTGGG ctgAAACCATCTTATTAGCATTTCAAAATTACATCCTAGTGCTGGGCACAAGTGTTATGATTCCAACAATGCTCGTCCCTGCAATGGGTGGAAATGAT GGGGACAAAGTAAGAGTCATGCAAACTCTCCTCTTTGTGGCTGGCATTAATACACTTCTGCAAGCACTTTTTGGAACCAGGTTGCCAGCGGTTGTTGGAGGGTCCTTTGCTTATGTCATTCCCATAGCTTACATAGTAAGCGACTCCAATTTGCAACGGATTAGCGATCCTCATGAA AGATTTATACAAACTATGCGGGCCATCCAAGGAGCTCTAATTGTAGCCTCTAGCATACAAATAGTCTTGGGTTACAGCCAACTGTGGGGTCTCTTTTCACG ATTCTTCAGTCCTCTTGGTATGGCACCTGTGGTTGCATTGGTTGGCTTGGGACTTTTTCAACGAGGATTTCCTGCA TTGGGCAATTGTGTGGAAATTGGCATACCGACGCTTTTGTTGGTCATTGGATTGTCTCAG TATTTAAAGCACGTGAGGCCATTTAGAGATGTCCCTATTTTTGAACGGTTCCCAGTGTTGATCTGTGTCACAATCATGTGGATATATTCCCTCATCTTGACTGCCAGTGGCGCTTATCGAGACAAGCCCACTAGAACACAAATCAGTTGTCGTACTGACAGAGCAAATCTTATATCTACTGCCCCATG GTTCAAGTTCCCATACCCTCTGCAGTGGGGTCCACCAACGTTTTCAGCTGGTCATTCATTTGCTATGATGTCAGCGGTCCTTGTTTCTATGGTTGAG TCAACTGGTGCATACAAGGCAACTTCTAGGTTGGCAATTGCTACTCCACCTCCTCCTTATGTATTGAGCCGGGGTATTGGTTGGCAG GGAATAGGAATCTTGCTCGATGGTCTTTATGGAACTGGCACTGGTTCTACTGTTTCTGT GGAAAATGTTGGCCTCCTTGGATTAACCCGAGTTGGAAGTCGCAGAGTTATTCAAATTTCTGCTGGCTTCATGATATTCTTCTCTATCCTAG TTCAATGCATTTCTCAATACCATATTCTCTTCTCCGCCAACGGTGGGTTTGATCGTTGCAGTGTTTCTTGA